The following are encoded together in the Blautia obeum ATCC 29174 genome:
- the leuB gene encoding 3-isopropylmalate dehydrogenase, with translation MEYKIALIPGDGIGPEIVSEAKKVLDKVCEKYHHTFTYSEVLLGGASIDVHGVPLTDEAIATAKASDAVLMGSIGGDAKTSPWYKLEPSKRPEAGLLAIRKALNLFANLRPAYLYKELEEACPIKKEVIGENGFDMIIVRELTGGLYFGERKTIEENGVKKAIDTLSYNENEIRRIAIKAFDIAMKRRKKVTSVDKANVLDSSRLWRKVVEEVAKDYPEVTLEHMLVDNCAMQLVHDPAQFDVILTENMFGDILSDEASMVTGSIGMLSSASLNETKFGLYEPSHGSAPDIAGQNKANPIATILSAAMLLRYSLNLDEEADAVEAAVQKVLTDGYRTGDIMSEGCKKVGTKEMGDLIAAAV, from the coding sequence ATGGAATACAAGATCGCATTGATTCCGGGAGATGGAATTGGACCGGAAATCGTCAGTGAAGCAAAAAAGGTTCTTGATAAAGTATGTGAAAAATATCATCATACATTTACTTATTCAGAGGTGCTCCTCGGTGGAGCTTCTATCGACGTTCACGGTGTCCCGCTCACAGATGAGGCAATTGCCACTGCAAAAGCTTCAGATGCAGTTCTGATGGGCTCCATCGGAGGTGACGCAAAGACATCTCCATGGTACAAACTGGAACCATCCAAACGTCCGGAGGCAGGACTTCTTGCGATTCGTAAGGCATTAAATCTCTTTGCAAACCTTCGTCCGGCATATCTTTATAAGGAACTGGAAGAAGCATGCCCGATCAAGAAAGAAGTGATCGGAGAGAACGGATTTGACATGATCATTGTTCGTGAACTGACTGGTGGTCTTTACTTTGGAGAAAGAAAAACAATCGAAGAAAACGGAGTAAAGAAAGCAATCGATACACTTTCCTATAATGAAAATGAAATTCGCCGTATTGCAATCAAAGCTTTTGACATTGCAATGAAGAGAAGAAAAAAAGTCACAAGTGTAGACAAAGCAAACGTTCTGGATTCTTCCAGACTCTGGAGAAAAGTTGTAGAAGAAGTTGCAAAGGACTATCCGGAAGTCACACTGGAGCATATGCTGGTTGATAACTGTGCAATGCAGCTGGTGCATGATCCGGCACAGTTTGATGTTATCCTGACAGAGAATATGTTCGGTGATATTTTGTCTGATGAAGCAAGTATGGTAACAGGTTCTATCGGAATGCTTTCTTCTGCAAGTCTTAACGAGACGAAATTCGGTCTGTATGAGCCAAGTCATGGATCTGCACCGGACATCGCAGGACAGAATAAAGCAAACCCGATCGCAACAATCCTTTCAGCAGCAATGCTGCTTCGTTATTCTCTGAATCTTGATGAAGAAGCAGATGCAGTAGAAGCAGCCGTACAGAAGGTACTGACAGACGGATACCGCACCGGTGATATTATGTCTGAAGGCTGCAAAAAAGTCGGAACAAAAGAAATGGGGGATCTGATCGCAGCAGCAGTATAA
- the yajC gene encoding preprotein translocase subunit YajC: protein MNESTASMGMMILWMVVIFGVMYFLMIRPQKKEQKRLQAMLNSMEVGDSIVTTGGFYGVIIDMTEEDVIVEFGNNKNCRIPMRKQAIAEVEKAEQASA from the coding sequence ATGAACGAAAGTACCGCAAGCATGGGTATGATGATTTTATGGATGGTTGTAATCTTTGGAGTTATGTACTTCCTGATGATCCGTCCGCAGAAGAAAGAGCAGAAGAGACTTCAGGCAATGCTCAACAGCATGGAAGTCGGTGACAGCATTGTTACCACAGGTGGCTTCTATGGAGTGATCATCGACATGACTGAAGAAGATGTGATCGTAGAATTCGGCAATAACAAGAACTGCCGTATCCCAATGAGAAAACAGGCTATTGCAGAAGTGGAGAAGGCAGAGCAGGCATCCGCATAA
- the tgt gene encoding tRNA guanosine(34) transglycosylase Tgt — MAKYTLMKTEGRAKRAQFETVHGTIQTPVFMNVGTIGAIKGAVSTQDLYDIGTQVELSNTYHLHVRPGDKVVKQLGGLHKFMNWERPILTDSGGFQVFSLAKLRKIKEEGVHFQSHIDGHKIFMGPEESMQIQSNLGSTIAMAFDECPSSVADRDYVQKSVERTTRWLARCKTEMARLNSLPDTINKEQLLFGINQGAVYEDIRIGHAKEIAKMDLDGYAVGGLAVGETHEEMYRILDAVVPYLPQDKPTYLMGVGTPANILEGVERGIDFFDCVYPSRNGRHGHVYTNHGKMNMFNAKYELDTRPIEEGCGCPACRHYSRAYIRHLLKAKEMLGMRLCVLHNLYFYNHMMEEIRDALDEGRFADYKKMRLEGFAAGE; from the coding sequence ATGGCAAAATATACATTAATGAAAACAGAGGGCCGAGCGAAGCGCGCACAGTTTGAGACTGTACACGGTACGATCCAGACTCCTGTATTCATGAACGTAGGAACGATCGGTGCAATAAAAGGTGCTGTTTCCACACAGGACCTTTATGATATTGGAACACAGGTGGAACTGTCTAATACATATCATTTGCATGTGCGTCCAGGTGACAAAGTAGTGAAGCAGCTTGGCGGACTTCACAAATTTATGAATTGGGAGCGTCCGATTCTGACAGACTCCGGCGGATTCCAGGTCTTTTCCCTTGCGAAACTCCGCAAGATCAAAGAAGAAGGTGTCCATTTCCAGTCACATATTGATGGACACAAGATTTTTATGGGACCGGAAGAAAGCATGCAGATTCAGTCCAATCTCGGTTCTACCATAGCTATGGCATTTGATGAGTGCCCGAGCAGCGTGGCAGACAGAGATTATGTACAGAAATCCGTAGAGCGTACCACACGCTGGCTGGCAAGATGTAAAACAGAGATGGCCCGTCTTAACAGCTTGCCGGATACCATCAATAAAGAACAGCTTTTGTTTGGCATCAACCAGGGGGCTGTTTACGAGGATATCCGTATCGGACATGCAAAAGAAATCGCAAAAATGGATCTCGACGGTTATGCAGTTGGCGGATTGGCAGTCGGTGAGACACATGAGGAAATGTACCGTATTCTTGATGCAGTTGTACCGTATCTTCCACAGGACAAACCAACCTATCTCATGGGAGTCGGAACACCGGCCAATATCCTTGAGGGTGTAGAACGTGGTATTGACTTTTTTGACTGTGTATATCCAAGCCGCAACGGACGTCATGGACATGTATACACCAATCATGGCAAAATGAACATGTTTAATGCGAAATATGAACTGGATACACGTCCGATCGAAGAAGGTTGTGGCTGTCCGGCATGCCGTCATTACAGCAGAGCTTATATCCGTCATCTTCTCAAAGCGAAAGAAATGCTTGGAATGCGTCTCTGTGTTCTGCACAATCTGTATTTCTACAATCATATGATGGAAGAGATTCGTGATGCACTGGATGAAGGCAGATTTGCAGATTACAAAAAGATGCGTCTGGAAGGATTTGCAGCCGGAGAGTAG
- a CDS encoding YARHG domain-containing protein, which yields MKKIWMVMLFGIMLLMAKSNNVYAETYETDLSQYNVGDNILQTTFEINTDEECEYEIVESGTFHNGHAVVMMKERSDEEADEESGDEELFLGYINDKLELRCNLTEMFGCDTEQNQWFTWDDLGNCLIGSDLLLLRDGQHYIKLSENDSITYSKDGYYIFSIYNKSGYQHKENEYGLFNYNGKILMKGTETELPLAINEFENSMSGWRSYGSLFRCDGGFYNVETGQIISPDFPHGLEWFGEADHAKYLLAGDDGWNLRVYDSVGNKVSEFAVKTNFDRILGAKFISTDHVATAYAGKATLYDLNGNVIFSNADTEEIIVMNISPRDDGYSVCLLKGTVSEENYITILDNQGQMCFEPIACNVGIMDTPSSYDNDAVYEEYIGDLLSDDGIMTVPNEEETICVNLKGEKVLSIEYELDEAFRDGWLSLGRAYSDEDANVYHYIEKYATSESDWDGQDTTEYIEESSADTNIQNGENNQEETNTTTQDTNISTENTTEYILPDSDSRYISENELGGMSSEQLRLARNEIFARHGRKFKDAQLQEYFNTKSWYSPQYDADSFDENMEQILNQYELKNADVIKTRENEVQ from the coding sequence ATGAAAAAAATTTGGATGGTTATGTTGTTTGGGATAATGTTGCTAATGGCAAAATCGAACAATGTTTATGCTGAAACATATGAAACCGATTTGTCGCAATATAATGTTGGAGACAATATACTTCAGACAACATTTGAAATAAATACAGATGAAGAATGTGAGTATGAAATTGTGGAAAGTGGAACGTTTCATAATGGACATGCAGTTGTAATGATGAAAGAAAGAAGTGATGAGGAAGCAGATGAAGAGTCTGGAGATGAGGAGTTATTTTTGGGATATATTAATGACAAGCTGGAACTCAGATGTAATCTGACGGAAATGTTTGGATGTGATACGGAACAAAATCAATGGTTTACATGGGATGATCTTGGAAATTGTTTGATAGGTTCTGATCTTCTTTTGCTTCGTGATGGTCAACATTACATAAAGTTATCGGAGAATGATTCAATCACGTATTCTAAAGACGGATATTATATATTTTCAATTTATAATAAGAGCGGATATCAACATAAAGAAAATGAATATGGATTATTTAATTATAATGGAAAAATTCTTATGAAAGGCACAGAAACTGAGTTGCCGTTGGCAATCAATGAATTTGAAAATAGTATGTCTGGATGGAGAAGCTATGGTTCGTTATTCAGATGTGATGGAGGTTTTTATAATGTAGAGACAGGACAGATTATCAGTCCAGATTTTCCACATGGTTTAGAATGGTTTGGAGAAGCGGATCATGCAAAATATTTGCTGGCCGGAGATGATGGTTGGAATTTGAGAGTCTATGATTCTGTGGGAAATAAAGTTTCGGAATTTGCAGTGAAGACTAATTTTGACAGGATTTTAGGTGCAAAATTTATAAGTACAGATCATGTTGCGACAGCGTATGCTGGAAAAGCTACGTTATATGATCTTAATGGAAATGTCATATTCTCAAATGCAGATACAGAAGAAATAATTGTTATGAATATCTCACCGCGAGATGATGGATATTCAGTTTGTTTGCTGAAGGGAACGGTATCAGAGGAAAATTATATAACGATTCTTGATAATCAGGGACAAATGTGTTTTGAGCCGATAGCATGTAATGTTGGAATAATGGATACCCCATCTAGTTATGATAATGATGCGGTGTATGAAGAATATATAGGTGATTTACTTTCAGATGATGGCATTATGACAGTTCCAAATGAGGAGGAGACAATCTGCGTCAATTTAAAAGGTGAAAAGGTATTATCAATAGAATATGAACTTGATGAAGCGTTTCGTGATGGATGGCTGTCTCTGGGAAGGGCATATAGTGATGAGGACGCAAATGTTTATCATTATATAGAAAAATATGCGACTTCCGAAAGTGATTGGGATGGACAGGATACAACTGAATATATAGAAGAAAGTTCTGCAGACACAAACATTCAAAATGGAGAAAATAATCAGGAAGAGACTAATACAACCACGCAAGATACAAATATTTCAACTGAAAATACCACCGAATATATATTACCAGACAGCGATAGCCGTTACATATCAGAAAACGAATTGGGAGGGATGTCTTCAGAACAGTTAAGACTTGCAAGAAACGAAATATTTGCACGCCATGGAAGAAAATTTAAAGATGCACAATTACAAGAATATTTTAATACAAAATCATGGTACTCACCGCAATATGATGCGGATTCTTTTGATGAGAATATGGAACAGATACTCAATCAGTATGAATTAAAAAATGCAGATGTAATTAAAACAAGAGAAAACGAAGTGCAATAA
- a CDS encoding permease-like cell division protein FtsX has protein sequence MIKRIWKVIVLFGSMLLICGCGKEKLSEEDILQKINTTGEYGENLEWQLYDGAFGITLAIGGSGQMDDYSEGTVPWKSGKKYILDFATGEGVSSIGENALSGCEKLKWVRLSEGVVTIGNNAFDKCMDIWDIDFPRSIQSIGDEAFNDCYKLRQIELPENLIYLGSGAFDNCTALEEILIPSSVEYIGEDVFKDCKQLKYISYTGSQEEWEQIKIEENNDDLKEIPVKYNVTVEKENDMDTNDEMDEEVAALTEDSIKETESAEENTDIEPEMDNYSDEVQESERTIKVYFSEEASQKNLEQIKNAIEKEPAVAHIEQAGNEEAWQEFINDYFQGSNSADTENPLSDDYSYFIVYLKENTDGEALAQYIKQLPYVSGCALSE, from the coding sequence ATGATAAAGAGAATATGGAAAGTAATAGTTTTATTTGGAAGTATGCTGTTAATTTGCGGGTGTGGTAAAGAAAAACTAAGTGAAGAGGATATTTTGCAGAAAATCAATACAACAGGGGAGTATGGAGAAAATCTGGAATGGCAACTATATGACGGGGCATTTGGAATAACCCTGGCAATCGGTGGAAGCGGACAAATGGATGATTATTCAGAAGGAACTGTTCCGTGGAAGTCAGGAAAAAAGTATATTCTGGATTTTGCTACGGGAGAAGGTGTAAGTAGCATTGGGGAAAATGCATTGAGTGGATGTGAAAAGTTAAAATGGGTTCGTTTATCGGAAGGTGTAGTTACGATTGGAAATAATGCTTTCGATAAATGTATGGATATATGGGACATAGATTTTCCGAGGAGCATACAAAGTATTGGCGATGAAGCGTTTAATGATTGCTATAAGCTCAGGCAAATCGAATTGCCGGAAAATTTGATATACCTTGGTAGCGGTGCATTTGACAATTGCACGGCACTCGAAGAAATCTTAATTCCATCAAGTGTGGAATATATTGGTGAAGATGTTTTTAAAGATTGCAAACAATTAAAATATATATCATACACAGGTTCGCAGGAAGAATGGGAACAGATAAAGATAGAAGAGAATAATGATGATTTAAAGGAGATTCCTGTAAAATATAATGTGACAGTTGAAAAAGAGAACGATATGGATACAAATGATGAAATGGATGAGGAAGTTGCTGCACTGACAGAAGACTCGATAAAAGAAACAGAATCAGCAGAAGAAAATACAGATATAGAGCCAGAAATGGATAATTATTCGGATGAAGTGCAGGAGTCAGAAAGAACTATAAAAGTTTATTTTTCTGAAGAAGCTTCTCAGAAAAATCTGGAACAGATAAAGAATGCAATAGAAAAGGAACCGGCAGTTGCTCATATTGAACAAGCAGGAAACGAAGAAGCCTGGCAGGAGTTTATAAATGATTATTTTCAAGGCTCGAATTCAGCAGATACGGAAAATCCTCTTTCAGACGATTATAGTTATTTTATTGTGTATCTGAAAGAAAATACAGATGGTGAAGCACTTGCACAGTATATAAAACAATTGCCATATGTATCGGGCTGTGCACTATCTGAATGA
- a CDS encoding helix-turn-helix domain-containing protein, with translation MTIDYTEIGKRIARRRKALGLKQSEVEEKAGLGQKYLSNIERSISIPSIEVIMKLAYVLNTTPDEFLIGTLNSNDEEWKKSAELLRPLNSKQLNLVHNFLIWLSEQDM, from the coding sequence ATGACAATAGACTATACTGAAATAGGTAAGCGAATTGCCAGGCGACGTAAAGCATTAGGTTTAAAGCAATCTGAGGTTGAAGAAAAAGCTGGTCTTGGTCAGAAATATCTCTCTAATATTGAACGTAGCATTTCCATTCCCTCTATAGAAGTCATCATGAAATTAGCTTATGTCTTAAACACAACTCCCGATGAGTTTCTAATAGGTACTTTAAATTCAAATGATGAAGAATGGAAGAAAAGCGCCGAATTACTTCGTCCGCTCAATTCTAAGCAATTAAACTTGGTACATAATTTTTTAATATGGTTATCAGAACAAGATATGTAA
- a CDS encoding type II toxin-antitoxin system RelB/DinJ family antitoxin, producing the protein MANISIRMEDKLKQQAEELFSDLGMNLTTAITIFVKQSIREQRIPFEITRETLNRETLAALREVEKMKRNPSLGKSFDDVDTMMEDLLK; encoded by the coding sequence ATGGCCAATATCTCTATCCGTATGGAAGATAAATTAAAACAACAGGCCGAAGAACTTTTCTCCGACCTCGGAATGAATCTCACCACTGCTATCACGATTTTTGTAAAGCAGTCTATACGTGAACAACGAATTCCTTTTGAAATTACGCGTGAAACTTTAAATCGTGAAACTCTTGCAGCATTACGGGAAGTAGAAAAAATGAAAAGGAATCCTTCCCTTGGCAAATCATTTGATGATGTTGATACAATGATGGAGGACTTACTGAAATGA
- a CDS encoding type II toxin-antitoxin system YafQ family toxin, which yields MKYSIKPTSKFQKDLKRIQKRGYDLSLLSDVIKKLSNGESLPLKYRDHNLIGNFCGCRECHITPDWLLIYEIYEKDLYLYLTRTGSHSDLFSK from the coding sequence ATGAAATATTCAATTAAACCAACCTCCAAATTCCAAAAAGATCTAAAACGTATCCAAAAAAGAGGTTATGATCTATCACTTCTATCCGATGTCATCAAAAAGCTATCTAACGGTGAGTCCCTTCCACTAAAGTACCGAGATCATAACCTCATCGGTAACTTTTGTGGATGTCGAGAATGTCATATTACTCCGGATTGGCTTCTCATCTACGAAATCTACGAAAAAGACCTTTATCTCTATCTAACCAGAACTGGTTCCCACAGTGATCTCTTCTCCAAATAA
- a CDS encoding 2-hydroxyacyl-CoA dehydratase has protein sequence MNTYTLGIDIGSTTVKIAILDENDRLLFADYERHFANIQETLADLLEKAEKQLGEMTLCPVITGSGGLTLANHLEIPFVQEVIAVSTSLQKMAPQTDVAIELGGEDAKIIYFEGGNIEQRMNGICAGGTGSFIDQMASLLQTDAPGLNEYAKNYKALYPIAARCGVFAKTDIQPLINEGATKEDLSASIFQAVVNQTISGLACGKPIRGHVAFLGGPLHFLSELKKAFIRTLKLDDEHTIVPENSHLFAAIGSALNAKEDVTVSLTELKDRLRHSIKMDFEVERMDPLFATEEDYEEFNKRQSSYKVATGDLASYKGNCYLGIDAGSTTTKTALVGEDGSLLYSFYSNNNGSPLKTAIRSIQEIYSKLPKDARIAYACSTGYGEALIKAALLLDEGEVETVSHYYAAAFFDPEVDCILDIGGQDMKCIKIKNQTVDSVQLNEACSSGCGSFIETFAKSLNYSVQDFAKAALYAKHPIDLGTRCTVFMNSKVKQAQKEGAEVSDISAGLAYSVIKNALYKVIKVSDATELGKHIVVQGGTFYNDAVLRSFERIANCEAIRPDIAGIMGAFGAALIARERYEDGKETTMLSIDKINELKYTTSMANCRGCTNNCRLTINKFTGGRQFVSGNRCERGIGKEKNKDHVPNLYEYKYKRLFSYEPLSPDQATRGQVGIPRVLNMFENYPFWYTFFTKLKYEVVLSPTSTRKIYELGIESIPSESECYPAKLAHGHISWLIKKGVKFIFYPCVPYERNEFPDAVNHYNCPIVTSYAENIKNNVDELKDPSIKFMNPFMAFTTEAILTDRLVEVFKDIPAEEVKAAAHAAWEELAQVRKDVQKKGEETLRYLKETGRRGIVLAGRPYHIDPEIHHGIPDLINSYGIAVLTEDSVSHLAKVERPIRVNDQWMYHSRLYAAANFVKTQDNLDLIQLNSFGCGLDAVTTDEVYEILDGSGKIYTCLKIDEVNNLGAARIRVRSLIAALRAKEAQHKEREIKPSSIEKVVFTKQMRKDYTILCPQMSPFHFGILQAAFNTCGYHLEVLPNDNKHAVDVGLKYVNNDACYPSLMVVGQVMDALLSGKYDLNKTAVIMSQTGGGCRASNYIAFIRRALKKAGMEQVPVISINLSGLESNPGFKLTLPLIKRVCYGAVFGDILMKCVYRMRPYELEPGIVNRKHKIWEQRVISFLEGSSVSHGQFKKMCREMVHEFDLIPISDEKKPRVGIVGEILVKFLPAANNHLAELLEAEGAEAVCPDLIDFINYCFYNQNFKCEFLGFKKNKATIANWGIKAIEWLRGPANEALAQSRHFTPAANVADLAKMASPIVSPGNQTGEGWFLTGEMMELIHGGVPNIVCIQPFACLPNHIVGKGVIKAIRREHPEANIVAIDYDPGASEVNQLNRIKLMLSTAQKNLNRELP, from the coding sequence TTGAATACATATACATTGGGAATTGATATCGGATCTACTACAGTAAAGATCGCGATTCTTGATGAAAATGACAGGCTTTTGTTTGCGGACTATGAACGTCATTTTGCGAACATTCAGGAGACACTGGCAGATCTTCTGGAAAAAGCAGAAAAGCAGCTTGGAGAAATGACATTATGTCCTGTAATTACAGGATCCGGTGGACTGACACTTGCGAATCATCTGGAGATTCCGTTTGTGCAGGAAGTTATTGCCGTGTCTACATCTCTTCAGAAGATGGCTCCGCAGACAGATGTTGCTATTGAGCTTGGCGGAGAAGATGCCAAGATCATTTATTTTGAAGGCGGTAATATTGAACAGCGAATGAACGGTATCTGTGCCGGCGGTACAGGTTCCTTTATTGACCAGATGGCATCCCTGCTTCAGACGGATGCACCTGGCCTGAATGAATATGCAAAGAATTATAAAGCTCTTTATCCGATCGCTGCCCGTTGTGGTGTGTTTGCGAAGACAGATATCCAGCCGCTGATCAACGAGGGTGCAACGAAGGAAGACCTGTCAGCATCTATTTTCCAGGCGGTTGTCAATCAGACAATCTCCGGACTGGCATGTGGTAAGCCGATCCGTGGACATGTAGCATTCCTTGGTGGTCCGCTGCATTTCCTTTCTGAATTAAAGAAAGCATTCATCCGTACACTGAAGCTGGATGATGAACATACGATTGTACCGGAGAATTCTCATCTGTTCGCAGCAATCGGTTCTGCACTGAATGCAAAGGAAGATGTTACTGTTTCGCTGACAGAACTGAAAGACAGACTCCGTCATTCCATTAAAATGGATTTCGAAGTAGAGCGTATGGATCCGTTGTTTGCAACAGAAGAGGACTATGAGGAGTTTAATAAACGCCAGTCATCTTATAAAGTTGCTACAGGTGATCTTGCTTCTTATAAGGGGAACTGTTATCTCGGTATCGATGCAGGTTCCACTACGACTAAGACAGCTCTGGTAGGCGAGGATGGAAGTCTTCTGTATTCTTTCTACAGTAATAATAACGGAAGCCCACTGAAAACAGCAATCCGCTCAATTCAGGAGATTTATTCAAAACTTCCGAAAGATGCCAGAATTGCTTATGCATGTTCTACCGGTTATGGCGAGGCACTGATCAAAGCAGCACTTCTTCTGGACGAGGGAGAAGTTGAGACGGTTTCTCATTATTATGCAGCAGCATTCTTTGATCCGGAAGTTGACTGTATTCTGGATATTGGTGGTCAGGATATGAAATGTATCAAGATCAAGAACCAGACGGTTGACAGTGTACAGCTGAATGAAGCTTGTTCTTCCGGTTGTGGATCTTTTATTGAAACATTTGCCAAATCTCTGAATTACAGTGTACAGGATTTTGCAAAAGCTGCGCTTTATGCAAAACATCCGATCGATCTTGGAACCCGTTGTACGGTATTTATGAACTCCAAGGTAAAACAGGCACAGAAGGAAGGAGCAGAGGTATCTGATATTTCTGCAGGTCTTGCATATTCGGTTATTAAGAATGCTCTTTACAAAGTTATCAAAGTTTCAGATGCGACAGAACTTGGTAAGCATATCGTTGTACAGGGTGGTACCTTCTATAATGATGCAGTTCTTCGAAGCTTTGAACGTATTGCCAACTGTGAAGCAATCCGTCCGGATATCGCCGGCATCATGGGGGCATTTGGTGCAGCATTGATCGCGCGCGAGCGTTATGAAGATGGCAAAGAAACAACCATGCTCTCTATTGACAAGATCAATGAACTGAAATATACAACTTCTATGGCGAATTGCCGTGGATGTACCAATAACTGTCGTCTGACGATCAACAAGTTTACCGGAGGACGTCAGTTTGTCAGTGGTAATCGTTGTGAGCGAGGAATTGGTAAAGAGAAGAACAAGGATCATGTTCCGAACCTTTATGAATATAAATATAAGAGACTGTTTTCTTATGAACCGTTAAGCCCGGATCAGGCAACAAGAGGACAGGTGGGAATTCCACGAGTCCTGAATATGTTTGAAAACTATCCGTTCTGGTATACATTCTTTACGAAACTGAAATACGAAGTGGTACTTTCACCGACTTCTACCAGAAAGATATATGAACTGGGTATTGAATCTATCCCGAGTGAATCAGAATGTTATCCGGCAAAACTGGCACATGGTCATATAAGCTGGCTGATCAAAAAAGGTGTGAAGTTTATTTTCTATCCATGTGTGCCATATGAGCGTAATGAATTTCCAGATGCAGTAAATCATTACAACTGCCCGATCGTTACATCCTATGCAGAAAATATCAAGAACAACGTGGATGAACTGAAAGATCCGAGCATTAAATTTATGAATCCGTTTATGGCATTTACGACAGAAGCAATTCTGACGGATCGCCTGGTTGAAGTGTTTAAGGATATTCCGGCAGAAGAGGTCAAAGCAGCGGCACATGCAGCATGGGAAGAACTTGCACAGGTGCGTAAGGATGTGCAGAAGAAGGGAGAAGAAACCCTTCGGTACCTGAAAGAGACGGGACGTAGAGGAATCGTCCTTGCCGGTCGTCCGTATCATATTGATCCGGAAATTCATCATGGCATTCCGGATCTGATCAACAGCTATGGAATTGCGGTATTAACAGAGGATTCTGTGTCTCATCTTGCAAAGGTAGAGAGACCGATTCGTGTTAATGACCAGTGGATGTATCATTCGCGTCTGTATGCGGCAGCGAACTTTGTAAAAACACAGGATAATCTGGATCTGATTCAGCTGAATTCCTTTGGATGTGGTCTGGATGCCGTTACGACAGATGAAGTTTATGAGATCCTGGATGGCAGCGGAAAGATTTATACCTGTCTCAAGATTGATGAGGTAAACAACCTTGGTGCGGCAAGAATCCGTGTGCGTTCTCTGATCGCTGCACTTCGTGCAAAAGAGGCGCAGCACAAGGAGCGTGAGATCAAACCGTCTTCTATTGAAAAGGTTGTATTTACAAAGCAGATGCGTAAGGATTATACGATCCTGTGCCCACAGATGTCACCGTTTCATTTTGGAATTTTACAGGCAGCCTTTAATACCTGTGGTTATCATCTGGAAGTTCTTCCGAATGATAATAAGCATGCTGTTGATGTTGGGCTGAAATATGTAAATAATGATGCATGCTATCCGTCTCTGATGGTAGTCGGACAGGTTATGGATGCTCTTCTTTCCGGTAAATATGACCTTAATAAGACGGCCGTTATTATGTCTCAGACAGGCGGTGGCTGTCGCGCATCCAACTATATTGCATTTATCCGCCGTGCCCTCAAGAAAGCAGGCATGGAGCAGGTGCCGGTTATTTCCATTAACTTAAGTGGGCTGGAGAGCAATCCGGGATTCAAACTGACACTTCCACTGATCAAACGTGTCTGCTATGGTGCAGTGTTTGGTGATATTCTGATGAAGTGCGTATACCGTATGCGCCCATATGAACTGGAGCCGGGAATCGTCAATCGCAAACACAAGATCTGGGAACAGAGAGTAATCTCATTCCTGGAAGGCAGCAGTGTCAGCCATGGACAGTTTAAGAAGATGTGTCGTGAGATGGTACATGAATTTGACCTGATTCCGATCAGCGATGAAAAGAAACCGCGAGTTGGTATCGTTGGAGAAATCCTTGTCAAATTCCTTCCGGCTGCAAACAATCATCTGGCAGAACTTCTGGAAGCAGAAGGCGCTGAGGCAGTCTGCCCGGATCTGATCGACTTTATCAATTACTGTTTCTATAACCAGAACTTCAAATGTGAATTCCTTGGATTTAAGAAAAATAAAGCAACGATCGCAAACTGGGGAATCAAAGCGATTGAATGGCTGCGTGGACCGGCGAACGAAGCTCTTGCACAGAGCCGTCACTTTACACCGGCTGCTAATGTTGCCGATCTGGCAAAGATGGCATCACCGATCGTATCTCCGGGTAATCAGACTGGTGAGGGATGGTTCCTGACCGGTGAGATGATGGAACTGATCCATGGCGGCGTACCGAATATTGTATGTATTCAGCCGTTTGCGTGTCTGCCGAACCATATTGTAGGTAAGGGTGTTATCAAAGCAATCCGCAGAGAACATCCGGAAGCCAATATCGTGGCAATCGATTATGATCCTGGAGCAAGTGAAGTAAACCAGCTGAACAGAATTAAGCTGATGCTGTCAACGGCACAGAAGAATCTCAACAGGGAACTGCCCTGA